The following proteins are co-located in the Paraburkholderia phytofirmans PsJN genome:
- a CDS encoding APC family permease, with protein sequence MKSSIQRNIGPFALMLTGLGSIIGSGWLFGAWKAAKIAGPAAVCAWVIGAVVILAIALTYAELGAMFPESGGMVRYARYSHGALVGFISAWANWIAIVSVIPIEAEASIQYMSTWPYPWAHALFVDGSLTTNGLLLSAALVIIYFMLNYWGVKLFARANSAITIFKFLIPGATILGLMFAGFHKENFGEASTFAPYGWSAVLTAVSTSGIVFAFNGFQSPINLAGEARNPAKSVPFAVIGSILLALVIYVLLQIAYIGAVNPSDVMKGWSHFNFASPFAELAIALNLNWLAILLYVDAFVSPSGTGTTYMATTSRMIYAMERNNTMPKMFGNVHPFYGVPRQAMWFNLLVSFIFLFFFRGWSSLAAVISVATVISYLTGPISLMALRRAATDLERPLHIPGMKIIAPFAFVCASLILYWAKWPLTGEIILLMVVALPVYFYFQAKSGFAGWGRDLKAAWWLVAYLPVMAILSLIGSKQFGGHDLIPYGWDMVVVIAFSLVFYYWGVTSGYRSEYLDERSEHDEVLEGMGAH encoded by the coding sequence GTGAAAAGTTCTATACAACGGAACATCGGCCCGTTCGCGCTGATGCTGACCGGCTTAGGTTCCATCATCGGATCGGGCTGGCTGTTCGGCGCGTGGAAGGCTGCAAAAATTGCCGGTCCCGCTGCCGTTTGTGCATGGGTGATCGGCGCGGTCGTGATTCTCGCGATCGCGTTGACCTACGCCGAACTCGGCGCGATGTTCCCGGAGTCCGGCGGCATGGTGCGTTACGCGCGCTATTCGCACGGCGCGCTGGTGGGTTTCATTAGCGCATGGGCCAACTGGATTGCCATTGTCTCGGTGATTCCGATTGAGGCTGAAGCGTCCATTCAATATATGAGTACGTGGCCCTATCCATGGGCGCATGCGCTATTCGTCGATGGATCATTAACCACGAACGGGTTATTGCTGTCCGCGGCGCTGGTGATCATTTACTTCATGCTGAACTACTGGGGCGTGAAACTGTTTGCGCGCGCCAATTCGGCGATCACGATCTTCAAGTTCCTGATTCCCGGCGCGACGATCCTCGGTTTGATGTTCGCGGGCTTCCACAAGGAAAACTTCGGTGAAGCGAGCACCTTCGCGCCGTACGGCTGGTCGGCGGTGCTGACTGCGGTATCGACGAGCGGCATCGTGTTCGCGTTCAACGGTTTCCAAAGCCCGATCAATCTCGCGGGGGAAGCGCGCAATCCGGCCAAAAGCGTGCCGTTCGCGGTGATCGGCTCGATCCTGCTGGCACTGGTGATCTACGTTCTGCTGCAGATTGCGTATATCGGCGCGGTGAATCCGAGCGACGTGATGAAGGGCTGGAGCCACTTCAACTTCGCTTCGCCGTTCGCGGAACTCGCTATCGCGTTGAACCTGAACTGGCTGGCGATCCTGCTGTACGTCGACGCATTCGTCAGCCCGAGCGGCACCGGCACGACCTACATGGCGACCACCAGCCGCATGATTTACGCCATGGAACGCAACAACACGATGCCGAAGATGTTCGGCAACGTCCACCCGTTCTACGGCGTGCCGCGTCAGGCGATGTGGTTCAACCTGCTGGTGTCGTTCATTTTCCTGTTTTTCTTCCGCGGCTGGAGTTCGCTCGCGGCGGTGATTTCGGTCGCAACCGTGATTTCGTACCTGACCGGCCCGATCAGCCTGATGGCGCTGCGCCGTGCGGCGACGGACCTCGAGCGTCCGCTGCATATCCCGGGCATGAAGATCATTGCGCCGTTCGCGTTCGTCTGCGCGTCGCTGATCCTGTACTGGGCGAAGTGGCCGCTGACCGGCGAAATCATTCTGCTGATGGTCGTCGCGCTGCCGGTGTACTTCTACTTCCAGGCGAAGTCGGGTTTCGCCGGCTGGGGGCGTGATCTGAAGGCGGCGTGGTGGCTGGTCGCTTATCTGCCGGTGATGGCGATTCTGTCGCTGATCGGCAGCAAGCAGTTCGGCGGCCACGACCTGATCCCTTATGGCTGGGACATGGTGGTGGTTATCGCGTTTTCGCTGGTGTTCTATTACTGGGGCGTGACGAGCGGTTATCGCTCGGAATACCTGGACGAGCGCAGCGAGCATGACGAAGTGCTCGAAGGCATGGGCGCTCATTAA
- a CDS encoding cold-shock protein: METGTVKWFNDAKGFGFITPDGGGEDLFAHFSEIRTEGFKTLQENQKVTFEVKTGPKGKQAANIKPV; encoded by the coding sequence ATGGAAACCGGTACCGTCAAGTGGTTCAATGACGCAAAGGGCTTTGGCTTCATCACGCCGGACGGCGGCGGCGAAGATCTGTTCGCGCATTTCTCGGAAATCCGCACGGAAGGCTTCAAGACGCTGCAAGAAAACCAAAAGGTTACGTTTGAAGTGAAGACGGGCCCGAAGGGCAAGCAAGCTGCTAACATCAAGCCGGTGTAA
- a CDS encoding Hsp70 family protein, which translates to MNYCAIDFGTSNSAVAVPVDGALKLAPVEGAYTTLPTSVFFNTDENTREFGRAALAAYIDGFDGRLMRSMKSILGSPLAENSTDLGDGSAIKYTDVIAIFVDHLKRSAEKSAGGPIHRAVLGRPVFFVDDDPRADQMAQQQLEAAARSVGLQEIHFQYEPIAAAFDYESHLTEEGLVLVADIGGGTSDFSLVRVGPERMKRVERKDDVLAHHGVHVAGTDFDRRVELATILREMGYQTLDPEGREIPNRIYFDLATWHLINTVYAPKRVSELALMRHLFSEAKHHDRLMRVVERRLGHALAAHAEEAKIGVAAGGETVIDLDEVEDDLRLAFDEAQLIKAGHDETLRIVQAARDTVQAAGVATRDVNAIYFTGGSTGLAFLSGALAAAFPDAKAVFGDRLASVATGLGIHARRLFG; encoded by the coding sequence ATGAACTATTGCGCGATTGACTTCGGTACTTCCAATTCGGCTGTGGCCGTTCCCGTCGACGGTGCGCTCAAGCTCGCGCCGGTCGAGGGCGCTTACACGACGCTGCCCACCTCGGTCTTTTTCAATACCGACGAAAACACCCGTGAATTCGGGCGGGCGGCGCTCGCAGCCTATATCGACGGCTTCGACGGCCGTCTGATGCGTTCGATGAAGAGCATTCTCGGCTCGCCGCTCGCCGAGAACTCCACCGATCTCGGCGACGGCTCCGCTATCAAATACACGGACGTGATCGCGATTTTCGTCGATCATTTGAAGCGTTCTGCCGAAAAAAGCGCTGGCGGCCCGATTCATCGCGCCGTGCTGGGCCGCCCGGTGTTTTTCGTCGACGACGATCCGCGTGCCGATCAGATGGCGCAGCAGCAGCTCGAAGCCGCCGCGCGCTCAGTCGGTCTGCAGGAAATCCACTTTCAGTATGAGCCGATCGCGGCCGCGTTCGACTACGAATCGCATCTGACAGAAGAAGGGCTGGTGCTGGTGGCCGACATCGGCGGCGGCACCTCGGACTTTTCGCTGGTGCGGGTCGGGCCGGAGCGGATGAAACGCGTCGAGCGCAAGGACGACGTGCTGGCGCACCACGGCGTGCACGTCGCCGGCACGGATTTCGACCGTCGCGTGGAACTGGCGACGATCCTGCGCGAAATGGGCTATCAGACATTGGACCCGGAAGGCCGCGAGATTCCAAACCGGATCTATTTCGATCTGGCGACCTGGCATCTGATCAACACCGTCTACGCTCCGAAGCGCGTCAGCGAACTTGCGCTGATGCGGCACCTGTTCAGCGAGGCCAAGCATCACGACCGCCTGATGCGCGTCGTGGAGCGCCGCCTGGGTCATGCGCTGGCCGCTCACGCGGAAGAGGCGAAGATCGGCGTGGCGGCGGGCGGAGAGACCGTGATCGACCTCGATGAAGTGGAAGACGACTTGCGTCTCGCGTTCGACGAAGCGCAACTCATCAAGGCCGGCCACGACGAAACGCTGCGCATCGTGCAGGCGGCGCGCGACACGGTCCAGGCGGCCGGCGTGGCGACACGCGACGTCAACGCGATTTACTTTACGGGCGGTTCGACTGGATTGGCGTTTCTATCGGGCGCATTGGCGGCGGCATTTCCGGATGCTAAAGCGGTATTCGGCGACCGGCTCGCGAGTGTCGCGACTGGACTCGGCATTCACGCGCGACGTCTATTCGGATAA
- a CDS encoding MFS transporter — MSAPPTAAVHEKNATVVETDLPSRLDRLPWGRFHSLIVVALGVTWLLDGLEVTLAGAVASALKSSPSLHLTNADVGLAGSAYIAGAVLGALGFGWLTDRLGRRKLFFITLALYLAATAATALSWNLASFLLFRFLTGAGIGGEYTAINSTIQEFTPARVRGWTDLGINGTFWIGAGLGAAGSLVLLDPHLLPADWGWRACFFIGAVLALGILPMRIWVPESPRWLLTHGDERDARAIVEGIETRFRNEGHTLSDNDLTRLRLRARGHTPLREVFHTLFNVHRRRALVGLSLMTAQAFFYNAIFFTYALVLTDFYHVPGDHIGWYLLPFALGNFLGPLLLGRFFDVIGRRKMIAATYSISGILLTLSGYLFAHEMLTVVTQTIAWMVIFFFASAAASSAYLTVSESFPLEIRALAIAVFYAFGTALGGIAGPAFFGRLIDTHQRSEVFSGYLVGSGLMLAAAVIAAIWGVDAERKSLESVAAPLSSVADGVE, encoded by the coding sequence ATGAGCGCGCCGCCTACTGCCGCCGTCCACGAAAAAAACGCCACGGTCGTCGAAACGGATCTGCCTTCGCGGCTCGACCGTCTGCCGTGGGGCCGGTTTCACTCGCTGATCGTGGTGGCGCTTGGCGTCACGTGGCTGCTCGATGGTCTGGAAGTCACGCTGGCTGGCGCGGTGGCAAGTGCGTTGAAGTCTAGTCCATCGTTGCACCTTACCAACGCCGACGTCGGACTTGCCGGTAGCGCCTACATCGCCGGAGCCGTGCTCGGCGCGTTGGGATTCGGCTGGCTCACCGACCGGCTCGGACGGCGAAAGCTGTTTTTCATCACGCTTGCCCTGTATCTGGCGGCGACGGCGGCAACCGCGCTGTCATGGAATCTGGCCAGTTTTTTGCTGTTTCGCTTCCTGACCGGCGCCGGGATCGGCGGCGAATACACGGCAATCAATTCGACGATTCAGGAATTTACGCCGGCGCGCGTGCGCGGCTGGACCGATCTGGGCATCAACGGCACGTTCTGGATTGGCGCGGGGCTCGGCGCGGCCGGTTCGCTGGTGCTGCTCGATCCGCATCTGCTGCCGGCCGACTGGGGCTGGCGCGCCTGCTTCTTCATCGGCGCGGTGCTCGCGCTTGGGATTCTGCCGATGCGCATCTGGGTGCCTGAAAGCCCCCGCTGGCTGCTCACGCACGGTGACGAGCGCGACGCGCGCGCGATTGTCGAAGGCATCGAAACGCGTTTCCGCAACGAAGGCCACACCCTCTCCGATAACGACCTCACGCGCCTGCGATTGCGTGCCCGCGGACACACGCCACTGCGCGAGGTGTTCCATACGCTCTTCAACGTGCATCGCCGGCGCGCACTGGTCGGTCTGTCGCTGATGACCGCACAGGCGTTTTTCTACAACGCGATCTTTTTCACCTACGCGCTGGTGCTCACCGACTTCTACCACGTGCCGGGCGACCACATCGGCTGGTATCTGCTGCCCTTCGCGCTCGGCAATTTCCTCGGCCCGCTGCTGCTCGGCCGGTTCTTCGACGTGATCGGGCGACGCAAGATGATCGCGGCAACTTACTCGATCTCCGGCATTCTGCTGACGCTGAGCGGTTACCTGTTCGCGCACGAAATGCTCACTGTCGTGACGCAGACGATCGCGTGGATGGTGATTTTCTTCTTCGCCTCGGCGGCCGCGAGTTCGGCTTATCTAACCGTCAGCGAATCGTTTCCGCTGGAAATCCGCGCGCTGGCCATCGCCGTTTTCTACGCGTTCGGCACGGCGCTCGGCGGCATCGCCGGGCCGGCGTTTTTCGGGCGGCTGATCGACACGCATCAACGCAGCGAGGTGTTTTCGGGCTATCTCGTCGGCTCGGGTCTGATGCTGGCGGCAGCGGTCATCGCGGCGATCTGGGGCGTGGACGCGGAGCGCAAGTCGCTGGAGAGCGTAGCGGCGCCGCTGTCGAGTGTCGCGGACGGCGTCGAATGA
- a CDS encoding nitroreductase family protein, protein MTNKPAPTAIAIHELIAGRWSPRAYSSEPVSREHLHSVLEAARWAPSSYNAQPWRFLVFDRSVDEVSFKQAFATLVPFNQGWNAPVPVLIAVTTHTLTNKGEVNRCAPYDAGAAAMALVLQAHALGLAAHQMSGFDPNAFRTAFKLPNDVEVIAMIALGHYGDVDKLDPVLREREKSVRQRLPLAEMAYGGGWKKAF, encoded by the coding sequence ATGACCAACAAACCCGCCCCTACCGCAATTGCCATTCACGAGCTGATTGCAGGCCGCTGGAGCCCGCGCGCGTATTCGAGCGAGCCGGTGAGCCGCGAGCATCTGCATTCCGTGCTCGAAGCGGCACGCTGGGCGCCGTCTTCGTATAACGCGCAGCCTTGGCGTTTTCTCGTATTCGACCGCAGCGTCGATGAAGTCTCGTTCAAGCAGGCCTTTGCCACGCTGGTGCCGTTCAACCAGGGCTGGAATGCGCCGGTGCCGGTGCTGATCGCGGTGACGACGCACACATTGACCAACAAGGGCGAGGTGAATCGCTGCGCACCATACGATGCGGGCGCAGCGGCGATGGCGCTGGTGTTGCAGGCGCACGCGCTCGGACTTGCCGCGCATCAGATGAGCGGTTTCGATCCGAACGCGTTCCGCACGGCATTCAAGCTGCCGAACGACGTCGAAGTAATTGCGATGATTGCGCTCGGTCATTACGGCGACGTGGACAAACTGGATCCGGTGTTGCGCGAGCGCGAGAAGTCGGTGCGTCAGCGTTTGCCGCTGGCGGAAATGGCCTATGGCGGCGGCTGGAAGAAGGCGTTCTAA
- a CDS encoding MFS transporter, whose translation MNWAARLIGGRFHYGWLTVAVVFLVLLAAAGTRATPSVMMLPLEHQFGWSRATISLAISVNIALYGLMGPFAAAAMQRFGVRPTLLAALGTMALGVALSSLMTHPWQMVLIWGVMVGGSTGVAALSLSATVVTRWFTTRRGLVMGILTASSATGQLVFLPMLAAIAEHHGWRQVVWVVAIAAAIVIPLVAFLLPERPADMKLRPYGEPHDSPINSTVTKQNPLAIAFGTLAMASKTRDFWLLFFSFFICGASTNGYVGTHLIAMCGDYGMTEVQGASLLAAMGIFDLFGTTLSGWLSDRFNSRVLLFWYYGLRGLSLMYLPHAFGIDFFGLPLFAVFYGLDWIATVPPTVRLATDVYGKESAPVVFGWVVAGHQLGAAFAALGAGMLRASLGTYTVASMISGGLCLVAAVIVLRINRPAKVPEPQAA comes from the coding sequence ATGAACTGGGCAGCAAGACTGATTGGCGGACGTTTCCACTACGGCTGGTTGACCGTCGCGGTGGTGTTTCTGGTACTGCTGGCGGCGGCCGGCACGCGCGCCACGCCGAGCGTGATGATGCTGCCGCTCGAGCATCAGTTCGGCTGGAGCCGCGCAACGATTTCTCTCGCGATCTCCGTGAACATTGCGCTGTACGGTCTGATGGGACCGTTCGCGGCCGCGGCGATGCAACGTTTCGGTGTACGCCCCACGCTGCTGGCCGCGCTCGGGACGATGGCGCTGGGCGTCGCGCTATCTTCGCTGATGACGCACCCTTGGCAAATGGTGCTCATCTGGGGCGTGATGGTCGGTGGCTCGACGGGGGTCGCGGCGCTGTCGTTGTCGGCGACGGTGGTGACGCGCTGGTTCACCACGCGGCGCGGGCTCGTCATGGGCATTCTCACGGCGAGTTCGGCAACCGGCCAACTCGTGTTTCTGCCGATGCTCGCTGCCATCGCCGAGCACCATGGCTGGCGGCAAGTGGTGTGGGTCGTCGCCATTGCGGCCGCGATCGTGATTCCGCTGGTTGCGTTTTTGCTGCCCGAGCGCCCGGCCGACATGAAGCTGCGCCCGTACGGCGAACCGCACGATTCGCCCATCAACAGCACCGTCACCAAACAGAATCCGTTGGCGATCGCCTTCGGCACACTGGCCATGGCGAGCAAGACGCGCGATTTCTGGCTGCTGTTCTTCAGCTTCTTTATCTGCGGCGCGAGTACCAACGGCTATGTCGGCACCCACCTGATCGCGATGTGCGGCGACTACGGCATGACGGAAGTGCAGGGCGCTTCGCTGCTCGCCGCGATGGGCATCTTCGACCTGTTCGGCACGACGCTCTCCGGCTGGTTGTCGGACCGCTTCAATAGCCGCGTGCTGCTGTTCTGGTACTACGGTCTGCGCGGTTTGTCGCTGATGTATCTGCCGCATGCGTTCGGCATCGACTTCTTCGGGCTGCCGCTGTTCGCCGTGTTCTACGGACTCGACTGGATCGCGACCGTGCCGCCGACCGTGCGTCTGGCCACCGACGTCTACGGCAAGGAATCGGCGCCGGTGGTGTTCGGCTGGGTCGTCGCCGGCCATCAGCTCGGTGCGGCGTTTGCGGCACTCGGCGCGGGTATGCTGCGCGCGAGCCTCGGCACGTACACGGTGGCGTCGATGATTTCCGGCGGCTTGTGCCTCGTGGCGGCGGTGATCGTATTGCGGATCAACCGGCCCGCCAAAGTGCCGGAACCGCAGGCGGCATAA
- a CDS encoding TetR/AcrR family transcriptional regulator, with the protein MSDSQTSKPASARRTRNAQTAGPQAQQHLLRAADELFYREGVRAVGVDAVVERAGVNKMSLYRQFSSKDELVMAYLERKDEQFFSYVERSFAKHPGEPARQLRQYFDDLAVRASVDDYRGCPFVNVSVEFPETAHPARQFVFRNKARLMARLTELTTAAGADDPVALANALGLMIEGVYAASQTYGPGCGPILAAPKVAAQLIAAACGAAA; encoded by the coding sequence ATGTCCGACAGTCAAACCTCAAAGCCGGCCTCTGCGCGCCGCACGCGCAACGCGCAGACCGCCGGCCCGCAGGCGCAACAGCACTTGCTGCGCGCCGCGGACGAGCTGTTCTATCGCGAGGGCGTGCGAGCCGTCGGCGTGGACGCGGTGGTCGAGCGCGCCGGCGTGAACAAGATGAGTTTGTACCGGCAGTTTTCGTCGAAAGACGAGCTTGTCATGGCTTACCTGGAGCGTAAGGACGAGCAGTTCTTCAGCTATGTGGAGCGCAGCTTCGCCAAACATCCGGGCGAGCCGGCCCGGCAGCTTCGGCAATATTTCGACGACCTCGCGGTGCGCGCGTCTGTCGACGATTATCGCGGCTGCCCTTTCGTGAATGTGTCGGTGGAGTTTCCGGAGACGGCGCATCCGGCGCGGCAGTTCGTGTTTCGCAACAAGGCGCGCCTGATGGCGCGGCTCACGGAACTGACCACGGCAGCGGGCGCCGATGATCCGGTAGCGCTCGCCAATGCGCTGGGTCTGATGATCGAAGGCGTGTATGCGGCCAGCCAGACGTATGGGCCCGGATGCGGGCCCATTCTAGCCGCGCCCAAAGTCGCCGCACAGTTGATCGCCGCGGCGTGCGGCGCGGCAGCATAG
- a CDS encoding DUF1415 domain-containing protein, with product MSLSAESHDAVVAATRYWLTEAVIGLNLCPFAKAVHVKEQIRYAVSDAVDMEGVLTDLETELQTLVAADPDAVDTTLLIVPQALGDFLDYNDCLFFAERMLKQLRLEGVVQIASFHPFYQFEGSEPDDIENYTNRAPYPILHLLREDSIERAVQAFPDAEEIYERNQETLRRIGLAGWNALMKR from the coding sequence ATGTCGTTGTCCGCCGAATCCCACGATGCCGTTGTCGCCGCTACTCGTTACTGGTTGACCGAGGCTGTGATCGGCCTCAATCTTTGCCCGTTCGCGAAGGCAGTCCACGTGAAGGAACAGATTCGCTACGCCGTCAGCGATGCCGTGGACATGGAAGGCGTACTGACCGATCTGGAAACCGAGCTTCAGACGCTCGTCGCCGCCGACCCCGACGCCGTGGATACGACGCTGTTAATCGTGCCGCAGGCGCTCGGCGATTTTCTGGACTACAACGATTGCCTGTTTTTCGCCGAACGCATGCTCAAGCAGCTTCGGCTCGAAGGCGTCGTTCAGATCGCGAGCTTCCATCCCTTTTACCAGTTCGAAGGCAGCGAGCCCGACGATATCGAGAACTACACGAATCGCGCGCCGTATCCGATTTTGCATCTGCTGCGCGAGGACAGCATCGAACGCGCGGTTCAGGCTTTCCCCGACGCTGAAGAGATTTACGAACGCAATCAGGAGACGCTGCGGCGAATCGGGCTGGCCGGCTGGAATGCGTTGATGAAACGGTAA
- a CDS encoding class I SAM-dependent methyltransferase has translation MSSKTHEIRPNQSVELLKELHILTRDGKMNQDSRRKLKQVYHLFQFIEPLLKDLRNEQGAVTLVDHGAGKSYLGFILYDLFFKEFQAEAGGASHIYGIETREELVAKSEELAGRLGFTGMSFLNLSVADSITSDRLPARIDIVTALHACNTATDDALRFALEKKAKYIVVVPCCQAEVAGVLRQNKGKSLGNALTEIWRHPLHTREFGSQITNVLRCLQLEAHGYQVSVTELVGWEHSMKNELIIAQYKDLPRRRPAERLNEVMETLGIEELKERFFVSA, from the coding sequence ATGTCCAGCAAAACGCACGAAATTCGCCCCAATCAATCCGTCGAGTTGTTGAAGGAGCTTCACATCCTGACGCGCGACGGCAAGATGAACCAGGACAGCCGCCGCAAGCTGAAACAGGTCTATCACCTGTTCCAGTTCATCGAGCCGCTGCTTAAAGACCTCAGGAACGAGCAGGGCGCCGTGACCCTCGTCGACCACGGCGCGGGCAAGTCTTATCTAGGTTTTATCCTGTATGACCTTTTCTTCAAGGAGTTTCAGGCAGAAGCGGGCGGTGCGTCACACATATACGGCATTGAGACGCGTGAGGAGCTCGTCGCGAAGTCCGAAGAGCTCGCTGGCCGGCTGGGATTCACGGGCATGTCGTTTCTGAATCTGTCGGTGGCGGACTCGATCACGTCGGACCGCTTGCCGGCCCGGATCGACATCGTCACCGCACTGCACGCCTGCAATACAGCGACCGACGACGCCCTGCGCTTCGCGCTCGAAAAGAAGGCGAAGTACATCGTGGTCGTGCCGTGCTGTCAGGCGGAGGTGGCGGGGGTGTTGCGGCAGAACAAGGGCAAATCTCTCGGCAACGCCCTCACGGAGATCTGGCGGCATCCGCTGCACACGCGGGAGTTCGGGAGCCAGATCACGAATGTGCTGCGCTGTTTGCAACTCGAAGCGCACGGATATCAGGTCAGCGTGACCGAGCTGGTGGGTTGGGAGCATTCCATGAAGAATGAACTCATCATCGCCCAGTACAAGGATTTGCCGCGGCGCCGGCCGGCCGAGCGCTTGAACGAGGTGATGGAAACGCTCGGGATCGAGGAGCTGAAAGAACGGTTTTTTGTTTCGGCCTGA
- a CDS encoding type II toxin-antitoxin system HicA family toxin — translation MDTVPNGNVEQKFQEMLAKLIATPAWSEKQQLELEMARDISTEMLRLAEVMRDGSVDMETCLTMLKYAKVLDFVMTTLASRRDIKPQTLRVIFKLAGLKVDEAYPG, via the coding sequence ATGGATACGGTACCCAACGGAAACGTCGAACAGAAATTTCAGGAAATGCTGGCGAAACTCATCGCCACCCCGGCGTGGTCCGAGAAGCAGCAACTCGAGCTCGAGATGGCCCGCGATATCTCGACGGAAATGCTCCGTCTGGCCGAAGTCATGCGCGACGGCAGCGTAGACATGGAAACTTGCCTGACCATGCTCAAGTACGCCAAGGTGCTCGACTTCGTCATGACTACGCTTGCTTCGCGGCGCGATATCAAGCCGCAAACGCTGCGGGTCATCTTCAAGCTCGCCGGGTTGAAGGTGGACGAGGCGTACCCCGGCTAG
- a CDS encoding DUF1059 domain-containing protein: MSRKYIDCREFPSEMNCTVALSADSESELLDAAVQHAVTVHKHTDSPELRSQLKTLFHDGTPPVDAPRA, encoded by the coding sequence ATGTCCCGCAAATATATCGATTGCCGCGAGTTTCCGAGCGAAATGAACTGCACCGTCGCCCTGTCTGCCGACAGCGAGAGCGAATTGCTCGACGCCGCCGTGCAACACGCGGTCACGGTGCACAAGCATACGGATTCGCCGGAATTGCGCTCGCAACTCAAGACGCTCTTTCACGACGGCACGCCGCCGGTCGACGCGCCGCGCGCGTAA
- a CDS encoding TIGR03862 family flavoprotein, whose product MSSSLRSARVAVIGGGPAGLMAAEALAQQGMQVDVYDAMPSVGRKFLMAGKGGMNITHSEPLEPFLGRYGARREQIAPLVRTFDPDALRAWLHGLGVETFVGSSGRVFPADMKAAPMLRAWLHRLREAGVRFHMRHKWCGWDTEAGHGVAHTLRFATPDGEQAVTFDAAVFALGGASWPRLGSDAAWVPLIASRDVPIAPLRPANCGFDADWSPYLRERFAGQPVKPVAITLTDVDNKVHNRQGEILLTETGLEGSLIYALSAAVRERILADGDVTITLDLAPGLALERVVAEVTRPRGSRSMSSHLHGRIGISGVKLALLHEILSKEAFADAYGLAHAIKALPVRLTRARPIAEAISTAGGIPFEALDEHLMIERLPGIFCAGEMLDWEAPTGGYLLTACFASGLAAGRGAAAYVRGAST is encoded by the coding sequence ATGTCATCCTCACTCCGTTCCGCCCGCGTCGCCGTGATCGGCGGCGGCCCCGCCGGCTTGATGGCCGCCGAGGCGCTCGCGCAGCAAGGCATGCAGGTCGACGTCTATGACGCCATGCCGTCGGTCGGCCGCAAGTTTCTGATGGCGGGCAAAGGCGGCATGAACATCACGCATTCGGAGCCGCTCGAGCCGTTTCTCGGCCGTTACGGCGCGCGCCGCGAGCAGATCGCGCCGCTCGTGCGAACCTTCGATCCCGACGCCTTGCGCGCGTGGCTGCATGGGTTGGGCGTGGAGACATTCGTCGGCAGCTCGGGGCGCGTTTTCCCGGCGGATATGAAAGCCGCGCCGATGCTGCGTGCGTGGCTGCATAGACTGCGCGAAGCGGGCGTGCGGTTTCACATGCGCCACAAGTGGTGCGGCTGGGACACCGAAGCCGGCCATGGCGTCGCGCATACGCTCCGTTTCGCGACGCCCGACGGCGAGCAAGCTGTCACCTTCGACGCCGCGGTATTCGCGCTCGGCGGCGCAAGCTGGCCGCGCCTCGGTTCGGACGCCGCGTGGGTCCCGCTGATAGCGTCGCGCGATGTGCCCATCGCGCCCCTCCGGCCAGCGAACTGCGGCTTCGACGCGGACTGGAGCCCCTATCTGCGCGAGCGTTTCGCGGGTCAACCGGTCAAGCCGGTGGCCATCACGCTGACCGATGTAGACAATAAAGTCCACAATCGACAAGGTGAAATACTTTTGACCGAAACGGGCCTCGAAGGCAGCTTGATCTATGCTTTGTCGGCCGCCGTTCGGGAGCGGATTCTGGCTGACGGCGACGTCACGATCACGCTCGATCTGGCGCCAGGCCTGGCTTTGGAGCGGGTCGTCGCCGAGGTCACGCGACCGCGAGGTTCGCGTTCGATGTCGAGCCACTTGCACGGTCGGATCGGCATTAGTGGGGTAAAACTGGCTCTGTTGCACGAGATTCTGTCGAAAGAAGCCTTCGCCGACGCCTACGGTCTCGCGCACGCCATCAAGGCGCTGCCGGTGCGGCTCACGCGCGCCCGGCCGATCGCGGAAGCGATCAGCACCGCCGGCGGCATTCCCTTCGAGGCGCTCGACGAGCATTTGATGATCGAGCGCCTGCCCGGCATCTTCTGCGCGGGCGAAATGCTCGACTGGGAAGCGCCCACGGGCGGCTACCTGCTCACCGCCTGCTTTGCCAGCGGCCTCGCGGCAGGGCGCGGGGCGGCGGCGTATGTCCGCGGCGCTTCGACCTGA